CGATGCACTGGGGCACGTTCGCGCTCACGAAGGAGCCGATGGACGAGCCGCTGCGCCTGATCAAGAAGGCGTGGGCGGCCGCCGGGCGCGATCCGGCGGACCTGTGGGCGTTGGCAATCGGAGAAACACGAACACTGACATGACACTCATCGGTCGCGAAGCGGAACTGGCCGAGCTCGAAGCGTTCCTGAACGGCGGACAAAGCGCGCTGGCGGTGCTCGGCGAGCCCGGGGCGGGCAAGTCGGCCTTGCTCGGCGAGGTCGCCGAGGACGCGTTGTGGGCGACGGGCGCGGAGCCGGAGTCGGGTCTCGCATTCGCGGCGCTGCACCAACTCCTGCGACCGGTGGCGCACCTCGCGGACGCGCTCCCGGAAGCACAGCGCGACGCGATCAAGGGAGCGCTCGGGCTGGCGGAATCGCGCACGGAGGACCGTTTCCTGGTCTCGGCGGCGGTGCTGTCGTTGCTGATCGAGGCGGCGGAGCCGGACGGGCTGCTGTGCGTGGTCGACGACTTCCAGTGGCTCGACCAGGCATCGGCGGACGCCTTGCTCTTCGCGGCGCGGCGGCTCCGCGGCGAGAAGGTGCGCCTGCTGATCGCGGCGAGGGACACCACCGACGTGAGGCACGCGCTGCGCGGAGTGCGACAGCTGCGCCTCACCGGGCTCGACGAAGCCGACGCGGCACGGCTGCTGACCGCGGCACCGGCGGTGATCGCCGAGATCACGCGCCTGACCAGCGGAAATCCGCTCGCGCTGCACGAGGTCGGCGATCTGCTGACACCGGACCAGCTCGAAGGAAGCGCACCGCTACCCGATCCGTTGCCGATCAAGAACGTCTTCGGGGACCAGATCGCGCGGCTGGACGAGGCCACGAAGCACGTGTTGCTCATCGCCGCGCTCGAAGGGCAAGGCGACCTCGGCGTCGTCCTGCGCGCGGGTGCGGAGCCGACGGCGCTGCACGAGGCCGAGCGAACCGGGCTGATCACCACCGACGGCGCGAAGATCCGCTTCCGCCATCCCCTCGTGCGCTCCGCGGTCGTCACCGAAGCCGGGGCCGCGCAGAAGAGGCAGGTCCACAACGCACTGGCCGACGCGGTGGGCGACGCGGACCGCAAAGCACAGCACCGAGCGGAGGCGGCGCTCGGGCCGGACGAAGACGTCGCGCAAGCACTGACGGAGTCGGCGCGAAGGGCACGGGAGAGGGGCGGCTACGCGGACGCGGCGACCGCGCTGGCCCGAGCCGCCGATCTCACGCCGGCAACGGAAGCCAAGGCGCGGCGGCTGGCCGTGGCGGCGGAATCGGCGTGGTTGGGCGGAAAGCCGGGGCAGGCGCGGAGCCTCCTGACGAGGGCGCGAGCGCTGAACAACACCCCGGAGCTGGAACAGCTGCGTGGGCGGTTCGAGCTGAACTCCGGCGACGCGGCCGAGGCGATGCGGATCTTCCTGGACGCCGCGGGCGATCGGATCGAGCTGCTGGCGGACGCCGCCGAAGCCGCCTCCTACGTCGGGGACACCGCCGTCACGATCGAGGTCGGGCGGCGCGCGGAACCCCTGCCGCCGAGCTTCCTGCGGTCGATGCTCGTGGGTACGGCCGCGCTCCGAGCCGGGGACACCGCCAAGGGAACGGAGATCCTGCGGACCGCCGAGCCCCGGGAGGACGCGAGCGAGCTGCTGTGGGCCGCCGCGGCAGCGAGCCACTTGGGCGAAGGCGATGCCGCGTCCGACTTCGCCGCGCGAGCCGGACGGGTGGCGCGGGTGTCGGGAATGGTGGGCACGCTGCCCGTGGTGCTGGAGTTCGCCGCGACCGCCGAGCGGATGAACGGCAATCTCGCGCACAGCGCGGCGCTCTCCGAGGAGGGCCTCGCCCTCGCCAAAGAGGCGGGATACGTCAACTGTACGGCGTCGCACCTGGCCAATCTCGCGGTGGTGGCGGCGATCCAGGGCCGCGAGGACGACTGCAGGCGCTTCGCCGACGAAGCCCTGATGATCGCGATCCCCCATCGGATCGAGTTGCGCGTGGGCGTGGCGAACTACGCCCTCGCACTGCTGGACCTCGGGCAGGGGCGTTTCCAGGAAGCGCACGACCGGCTCACCGCGATGACCACGGGCCACCCGGTCACCGTCTGGGGCTCCACCGCGGACCGGGTCGAAGCCGCCGTGGCGAGCGGGAACCTCGACGCTGCGAGGAAAAGCGTCGAGTTCCTGAAGCAGTGGTCGGTGAACGCGACGACAACGCGCGCGAAGGCGCTCGTGGCTCGCTGCCGCGCGCTGGTGGAGGACGACGCGGTACCGCTCTACGAACAGGCACTGACCACGGACTCCGAGTACGACCGCGCGCGGACGGCGCTCCTGCTCGGCGAACGCCTCAGAAGAGATCGCAAGGTCAGCGAGGCCAGGCCGCATCTGCGGACGGCCGCGGAGATCTTCGGCAGGCTCGGCGCGCGGCCCTGGGAGCAACGCGCGCTGGGCGAGCTGCGCGCGGCGGGAGAGGCGCGTCAGCGAACGGAAGCCGCCGAGCTGACGCCGCAGGAGCTGCGGATCGCCCAGCTCGTGGCCGAGGGCGTGTCCAACAAGGACGTCGCCGCGCGCCTGTTCCTCAGCCCGCGCACGGTCGAGTACCACCTGTACAAGATCTACCCGAAGCTCGGCGTCAGCTCCCGCACCGAACTGGCCCGGGTACTGGGCCAGTGACCACCAGTGGTCCTACTGATGGCACCGGGCGCCGCGGCGGCGAAAGTAGTCGCATGCCAATCATCGAGGTCAACAACGTGGAACTGTGGGTCGAGGAGTTCGGGGACCCGACCCACCCGCCGGTGCTGCTCGTCATGGGGTCGATGTCGCAGGGCCTGCTGTGGCCCGACGAGCTGGTCGGCCGGATCGCCGCGGGTGGACGCCGGGTCATCCGCTACGACCACCGCGACACCGGCCGCTCCAGCGCGCTGGACTTCGACGCCCGGCCCTACACCTGGGCCGACATCCGCGACGACATCGTCGGGCTGCTCGACGCGCTCGGCATCGACCGGGTGCACCTGGTCGGGCACTCGGCGGGCGGGCTGCTCGGCCAGTGGGTCGCGCTGGAGCACCCGGAGCGGATCGCCAGCCTCACCGCGATCGGCTCCTCCCCGCTCGGCGGGCACGAGGGGCACGTGGTGACGCGGGCGCTGACGGGGCAGCCGCAGGAGCCGGGCAGCCTGCCCGAACCGAAGGAGGAGTTCGTCAAGCTGTTCACCTCACCGCCCCCGGAGGACCCGATCGACTTCCAGATCGAGCTGGCCAGGGTCCTGCACGGCTCGGTGCTGCCCTTCGACGCCGACGCGCAGCGGGAGCTGGAGGAACGCCTGCGCGACCGGGACCGCGACCCGGCGACGGTGGCCAACCACCAGCGGGCGTGGGCGGCCGACCCGGACTTCGAGCCGGAGGGCCGCCTCGGCGAGATCACCGCGCCGACGCTGGTGATCGAGGGCAGCGAGGAGCCGGTCAAGCCCGGTCACGGCAGGCTGATCGCCAAGGAGATCCCGGGCGCGGAGTACCTGGAGATCGAGGGCATGGGGCACACGCTCCCGCCCGAGGTGCACGCCGAGCTGGCCGCCGCGGTGCTCGCGCACACGGCGCGGTAGCCGTCAGTCGGTGATGAAGGTGATGTCCGGGTGCAGCGGGGACGGGCCGGTGAACAGGCCCGTGTCCCGCTGCCTCAGGTGGAGGTCGAAGAAGCCCGCGACGTAGGTGCGCTGCGCGGCGATCGAGCGACCGGCGTCGATGGTGCCGACCAGCTGCTCGACCCGCTGCGCGGGCAGGTTCAGCTGTTGGGCGAGCCGGCGGAGAACGACCTGGTAGTCCGTGTAGGCCAGGTGGCCGCTGCGGCCGAGGAGCAGGTCCCGCTTCCAACCGCGCTGGTTGGCCCAGAACTGCGGCCACGAGCGGTCGTGGTCATTGAGGTGGGTGTGCCGGACCAGCTTGCCCGTGGCCGGGTCGATCGCCTCCGAGCCCATCAGCAGGAAGGGGCGGTCCAGGCCGAGCTTGGTGACCTCGCCCGGCAGGTAGGGCTGCCCCATCAGCTCGCCGAACCCGTAGGCCATGGAGCCGTCGAGGTTGACGCCCGCGTCCACGCGCCGGTCGTGCACCATCGTCTCGCCGCCGGTGAAACCGCCGTAGGAGTGCCCGAAGACGCCGATCCTGCCGAGGTCGAGGGCGCCGCCGAGGCCACGGGGCAGCGGCCGGGACTCCGCGTCCGGGTTGGCGCCCGCCGCCAGTCGCACGAGGCTGTCCAGCACGAAGCGGGTGTCGGCGACCCGGACGTCGAGGATCTTCTTCATCGTGACCGGCTCGATCTCCAGGTGCGCCGGCACCTCGACCCGCCCGCCGGGGAACTCGACGTTGGTCTCGAAGGTGTGGTCGATGCCGACCACGACGTAGCCACGGCTCGCCAGGTCTTCCACGATCGCGGTCTGCGCGGAGCGCGGGAACCCGAGACCGGGCGTGTAGAGCACGACCGGATGCCTGCCGTGCTCGGCCGGTGCGCCCGAACGCGCATGCGCCAGCACACCCGTCCAGTCGACGGAGTCCTTGGGAATGCCCAATCCCGCGCCGAACCCGTCCTGCACCGCGGCGAGGCCGGAGCTGATCCACGGCGCTCGGGGGAACCGGCCCGCCTCCCGCGCGGGATACCGGACGCTGACCATCAGCTCACGCGCGCGTTCGGGCTTCCAGGGGTCCTTCCGGCTCGCGTCGACGAGGTGCAGTTCGGTGGCCCCCACGTCGTGCCGACCGGTCGGGGCCGGGAGGTGGAAGGTGGCTTTCGCCTGCGGGGCGGCCGACGCGACCGGGGCAGGCGCCGCGACCAGGGCCAGGGCCGCCCCCGCGGCGGCGAGAAGGCCGAACGGGACCACCGGATCTCCTCACGCTGTCGGAAAGATCCGGCCATCCTCACAGTCCCGCGCCGGCGTTCACCAGATCCGTTCGGAGGCGGTCAGCGGATGCCGTCGAGCAGGGCCGCGAGACCGAGCTCGAAGATCTCGTCCAGGTCGAGGTCGTAGCCCTCCTCGTCGAAGGCCCGCATCAGCCCGCTGAACGCGGGGAAGCGACCGGACTCCCGGTAGAAGCGGTACTGCTCTTCCTGGGTGTCCATCCACTCCTCCTCGGTCAGCCCGGTCGCGGCCTGCGCCTGGGCCTCCCGCTCCAGGTTCACCGCGATCCCCTGCACATAGCTGAACAACAGCACGTGCAGGTTCATCACCTGCGTCGGCGTGCGGCCGGGGGCGCTGAGCGCGCTGATCATCCAGTCGGCGTGCACGGCGAGGTTCGGCAGCATCACCGGGCGGGTCAGCGTGGTGAACTGGGCCAGCCACGGGTGCCTGCGGTAGAGCGCCCACAACCCGCGCGAACCGACCTCCGTCCGCGTCCGCCAGTTCTTGATCTTCGGGTCGGGCGGTTCCAGTTCGCCGTAGGCGCTGTCCGCCATCAGCAGCACGAGGTCGTCCTTGCTGTCCACGTGCCGGTACGGCGTCATCGCGCTGACCCCGAGCCTGGCCGCGACCCCGCGCATCGACACCGCCGCGAGCCCTTCGGCGTCGGCGATCTCGATGGCGGCGCGCACGACTCGCTCCCGGGTCAGCTCGTCCCCGGTCTCCGCCGGCGGGCGCGGCTTGCTCGGGGCCGCGGCGACCACGCTGCCCACGCGCGGTTCCGCGATGATCAGGCCCTCCTGCTTCAGCGCGGTGAGCGCCTTGGTCGCGGTGGCCAGCGCGACACCCCAGCGGATCGCGATCTGCCTGGTGGAGGGAACGCGGTCGCCGGGGGCCAGCTCGCCCTCGGCGATGCGGCGGCGCAGCTCCGCCACGATCCGGGCGTACGGCGGGCTGTCGGTCATGGCGCTCCCTGTCCTAGTACAGAAGCTCACTGAGATAGCACAGTTTAGCCTCGTTTTGGCTCTGTACAGCTGAATTTACGCCGTACGCTACAGGCATGACAAAGAACGTGCTGATCAGCGGGGCGAGTGTGGCGGGTCCGGCGCTGGCGTACTGGCTGCGCCGCCGCGGCTTCGAGGTGACGGTCGTGGAGCGCGCCCCGGCGCTGCGAACGGGCGGTCAGGCGATCGACGTGCGCGGCGTCGCGCTGGACGTGCTGGACCGGATGGGGCTGCTGGAGCGGGCGCGCGAGCTGCGCACGACCATGCGCGGCATGCAGATGCTCGACGGTCAGGGCAACGAGGTCATGCGCTCCACGGAGATGGCGCTGAGCAGCGGCCGCTTCGACAGCGGCGACATCGAACTGCTGCGCGAGGACCTGACCTCGCTGCTCTACGAGCTGACCCGCGACGACGTGGAGTACGTCTTCGGCGACACGATCACCGGGATCGACGGGACCGAGGTGACCTTCGAGAACGGACCGCCGCGCAGGTTCGACGTGGTGGTCGGCGCGGACGGCCTGCACTCCGGGGTGCGCGCGCTCGCCTTCGGCCCGGAGAGCCAGTTCCTCCGCCACCTCGGCACCTACCTCGCGGTGTTCAGCACGGAGAACTTCCTCGGGCTGGACAACTGGCAGGTCTGGCTGCACGGGGAGGAAGCGGGCTACGCGGTCTACCCGGTGCGCGACAACAGCGAGCTGCGGGTGACGCTCGGCGTCCACGCCGACTCGCTCCCCCACGACCGCCGCGACAACGACGCGCACCGGCGGATGCTCGCGGCGAAGCTGGACGGACTGGGCTGGGAGACGCCGAAGCTCGTGGAAGCCATGTGGGAGGCCGAGGACTTCTACTTCGACGCCATGGCGCA
The window above is part of the Allokutzneria albata genome. Proteins encoded here:
- a CDS encoding helix-turn-helix transcriptional regulator, which encodes MTLIGREAELAELEAFLNGGQSALAVLGEPGAGKSALLGEVAEDALWATGAEPESGLAFAALHQLLRPVAHLADALPEAQRDAIKGALGLAESRTEDRFLVSAAVLSLLIEAAEPDGLLCVVDDFQWLDQASADALLFAARRLRGEKVRLLIAARDTTDVRHALRGVRQLRLTGLDEADAARLLTAAPAVIAEITRLTSGNPLALHEVGDLLTPDQLEGSAPLPDPLPIKNVFGDQIARLDEATKHVLLIAALEGQGDLGVVLRAGAEPTALHEAERTGLITTDGAKIRFRHPLVRSAVVTEAGAAQKRQVHNALADAVGDADRKAQHRAEAALGPDEDVAQALTESARRARERGGYADAATALARAADLTPATEAKARRLAVAAESAWLGGKPGQARSLLTRARALNNTPELEQLRGRFELNSGDAAEAMRIFLDAAGDRIELLADAAEAASYVGDTAVTIEVGRRAEPLPPSFLRSMLVGTAALRAGDTAKGTEILRTAEPREDASELLWAAAAASHLGEGDAASDFAARAGRVARVSGMVGTLPVVLEFAATAERMNGNLAHSAALSEEGLALAKEAGYVNCTASHLANLAVVAAIQGREDDCRRFADEALMIAIPHRIELRVGVANYALALLDLGQGRFQEAHDRLTAMTTGHPVTVWGSTADRVEAAVASGNLDAARKSVEFLKQWSVNATTTRAKALVARCRALVEDDAVPLYEQALTTDSEYDRARTALLLGERLRRDRKVSEARPHLRTAAEIFGRLGARPWEQRALGELRAAGEARQRTEAAELTPQELRIAQLVAEGVSNKDVAARLFLSPRTVEYHLYKIYPKLGVSSRTELARVLGQ
- a CDS encoding alpha/beta fold hydrolase, producing MPIIEVNNVELWVEEFGDPTHPPVLLVMGSMSQGLLWPDELVGRIAAGGRRVIRYDHRDTGRSSALDFDARPYTWADIRDDIVGLLDALGIDRVHLVGHSAGGLLGQWVALEHPERIASLTAIGSSPLGGHEGHVVTRALTGQPQEPGSLPEPKEEFVKLFTSPPPEDPIDFQIELARVLHGSVLPFDADAQRELEERLRDRDRDPATVANHQRAWAADPDFEPEGRLGEITAPTLVIEGSEEPVKPGHGRLIAKEIPGAEYLEIEGMGHTLPPEVHAELAAAVLAHTAR
- a CDS encoding alpha/beta hydrolase family protein, encoding MVPFGLLAAAGAALALVAAPAPVASAAPQAKATFHLPAPTGRHDVGATELHLVDASRKDPWKPERARELMVSVRYPAREAGRFPRAPWISSGLAAVQDGFGAGLGIPKDSVDWTGVLAHARSGAPAEHGRHPVVLYTPGLGFPRSAQTAIVEDLASRGYVVVGIDHTFETNVEFPGGRVEVPAHLEIEPVTMKKILDVRVADTRFVLDSLVRLAAGANPDAESRPLPRGLGGALDLGRIGVFGHSYGGFTGGETMVHDRRVDAGVNLDGSMAYGFGELMGQPYLPGEVTKLGLDRPFLLMGSEAIDPATGKLVRHTHLNDHDRSWPQFWANQRGWKRDLLLGRSGHLAYTDYQVVLRRLAQQLNLPAQRVEQLVGTIDAGRSIAAQRTYVAGFFDLHLRQRDTGLFTGPSPLHPDITFITD
- a CDS encoding GntR family transcriptional regulator codes for the protein MTDSPPYARIVAELRRRIAEGELAPGDRVPSTRQIAIRWGVALATATKALTALKQEGLIIAEPRVGSVVAAAPSKPRPPAETGDELTRERVVRAAIEIADAEGLAAVSMRGVAARLGVSAMTPYRHVDSKDDLVLLMADSAYGELEPPDPKIKNWRTRTEVGSRGLWALYRRHPWLAQFTTLTRPVMLPNLAVHADWMISALSAPGRTPTQVMNLHVLLFSYVQGIAVNLEREAQAQAATGLTEEEWMDTQEEQYRFYRESGRFPAFSGLMRAFDEEGYDLDLDEIFELGLAALLDGIR
- a CDS encoding FAD-dependent monooxygenase, with the protein product MTKNVLISGASVAGPALAYWLRRRGFEVTVVERAPALRTGGQAIDVRGVALDVLDRMGLLERARELRTTMRGMQMLDGQGNEVMRSTEMALSSGRFDSGDIELLREDLTSLLYELTRDDVEYVFGDTITGIDGTEVTFENGPPRRFDVVVGADGLHSGVRALAFGPESQFLRHLGTYLAVFSTENFLGLDNWQVWLHGEEAGYAVYPVRDNSELRVTLGVHADSLPHDRRDNDAHRRMLAAKLDGLGWETPKLVEAMWEAEDFYFDAMAQIHMDTWSSGRVTLVGDAGYCASPLSGQGTSLALVGAYVLAEELERADGQHAEGFAAYEARMRPFARLNQALATENPGQPASEESLERAKTAISLDSQEKVSR